The DNA window ACAGGATTATAGGTAGGATGTACGCACCGAGCCACCAGTCCCATTAACTCCAGCTCTTCTTATTTGGAATCACCATTACACATAGGACATACGCATGCACGTACGTACGTGCTGCAATACAATACGAGGAGACGCACCATAGATTCCATACCACAGTGAACGCCGACCAGAGATTCATCGGCAGTCACTTGCCGTAGCTTATTTATAAttcatcaccatcaccattaCATAGATTCTATACCACGGAGAGCCACCGACGCGAGAGCGGACCACATTACGTAACTTCACTTGAGGTAGCTGATGCTGACGCCGCCTACGGTGACCAGCTCACCGCCGCACCTGGGTACGAGCGACACGACCACCGTCTGGTCGCCGTCCGCTCCGATGTCGTCCATCAGGTCGCACACGCCGAACCTCGCCACCGTCTTGACCGACCCCTTCCTCGTCTCCTCGGGCCGGACCATGTGCGGCGTGTGCGCGAAGCTCCCGGCGCAGtaccccgtcgccgtcgccggcgTGCCGTCCACCCCTCCCTCGGGCTCGTTCACCAGCACGTCGAACTTGATGAACTTGTTGAAATGGTCGGCGATCTTGATCCCCTCCACGACCAGcacctcctcctcgtcgtccttTTCCCGGCGGCTCCTCGACACCCTGGGCCTCGTCACGGTCACCCGTATGGTGCTGTCCAGGGTGGCAGGGAGGGTACCGGTGGTGGCGGGCGCCGGCGTCCCGCCGGACGCCTTGGCCGGCCTGGCGTTGAGCCACGGCAGGCCGACGTCCTGGTACGTGTACCGCAGCGCGGCCGGGTCGAGGCAGTCCCGGACGCGCACGCGCACGGGGCGGGCCTCCTCGTCGTAGAAGAGGAAGGCGGCGTCGAGCCAGTCGGGGTCGGTGAAGTCAGTGTTGCTCGGGCGGAGGCCGCGCCAGACGTGCCACAGGCGGTCGATGTTGCCGTGGTGCGCGAAGAAGATGGGGTCGCGCGCCGCCGAGAAGAAGTTGCCCATGTCCGCCAAGTTGGGCTGCCTTGGGTCGCCAGTCCAGACGTGGACCGTGCCGTGCGGCACGTTCTCCAGGGAGCCGGCGCCCGGGTCCGGCTGGTCGCCGGCGCGGTACGGCTGTCCCAGGAACAGCAGCGTCTTCTTCGCGTTCGAAATCATCTGGTGC is part of the Triticum urartu cultivar G1812 unplaced genomic scaffold, Tu2.1 TuUngrouped_contig_2349, whole genome shotgun sequence genome and encodes:
- the LOC125526934 gene encoding polyphenol oxidase, chloroplastic-like, with translation CSLSPPRVRPAAHLVDAGYLAKYERAVALMKQLPADDPRSFEQQWHVHCAYCDAAYDQVGFPDLELQIHNCWLFFPWHRFVYLYFHERILGKLIGDDTFALPFWNWDAPAGMTLPAIYADRSSPLYDERRDPAHQPPVLVDLDSSGSDTNIPRDQQIDENLKIMYRQMISNAKKTLLFLGQPYRAGDQPDPGAGSLENVPHGTVHVWTGDPRQPNLADMGNFFSAARDPIFFAHHGNIDRLWHVWRGLRPSNTDFTDPDWLDAAFLFYDEEARPVRVRVRDCLDPAALRYTYQDVGLPWLNARPAKASGGTPAPATTGTLPATLDSTIRVTVTRPRVSRSRREKDDEEEVLVVEGIKIADHFNKFIKFDVLVNEPEGGVDGTPATATGYCAGSFAHTPHMVRPEETRKGSVKTVARFGVCDLMDDIGADGDQTVVVSLVPRCGGELVTVGGVSISYLK